The nucleotide window CGAATCCGTATCCTGGGAGTCATTGGGAATAGAGACATTGCTTGCAAGGGCTTGTCCCGCGATGGATGGGCCGAGGATGCAGGCCAGCAAAGGTATTGACAACATGAGGTCGTAGTGTCTAGGACTGAGTCATAGTCAGCGTACAAAACCTTCCTAGGAATGAAGTCGCACATACAcaagtagtatataaatattatcgtCTCCCGAAAGGACGTTATCGGAAGAGCTCCGTGATAAGTCGACCGACAAGGTGACAAAATGTAAACGACCGGGATCAACTGCAGATCATACCGGCACTAAATACACGAAGCACTAAGCATGAAACTAACAGTCGGGGGGCAACCgactctctcctctctgccCAAAGACAGTGTGGCTGGGAAAGAGTGGGAACAACAATTAACAAGGCGACGGGGGGTGCCTCCACTGGTCCCAATCGGGAAATAATGCCAATCCGGTGCAAATAAATGGATACCTGATTGTGCCGGCAGTATCCTACATTCACCGCTTTGCGTCATGGCGGTGGGCCCCTCCGTTCCATGGGAATCAAaaaagtggagagagagagtctCAGCTCTAATTCCATCTTGACAGCTGCCCGTCCACGGATCAGCTTCTCattggatgatggagaaaAGTTGACTGTTGGAAATCTGGAGAATGCAACTGTTGGTCGAACTAACTATAGAAAGGAGTGAGGAGGGCTGAGAAGGTGCGCGGGTAATGGAGAGCAATATAGTTCCAACATAACCCATGTTACTCCCTGCACAGCGCCATCTACTGGCGTCCCGATTAGTGGGAGGGCGCTTGCTGCTCACAATGGCAGGGATTGCTACCCCCCATCTCAACCCAGCAATGGTTCTTTTAACGCGGCCTGTCCCCCTCGACTTTTTCTCTcatttcatcttctctctcatcatctctcCCATTCTCAATCATGGAAGATTCATCGTTCGAATACCCCAGCGACATTCTCTACACCCAGGAGCCTCTCTCGGGATACAAGTTTGGCGGATATCATCCCGTCCGTATCGGTGATACTTTCAAAGATAACCGCTACACTATACATCACAAACTCACGTGGGGAGGTTTCTCCACCGTCTGGCTTGCCCATGACAATTTGTGCGTCACAAATGCCCTCTCTTGCCCCATCCTACATGATTCATCACTGATAGCTGAAATAGGCGACACCGATGGGTCTCCTTGAAGATCAAAACCGCAGACACTTCGTACAGTTCTCAAGAGCTCCTAAACCTCCAGCAATTGGAGAAGATTGCCGCTCCGGACGATCTCTCGTCCAAGTACATTCTCCACCTGCTGGACGCTTTCATCCAGCCCGGCCCCAACGGCATTCACCAATGCCTGGTGTTCGAGCTGATCGGTCCTACCATCGATCGCATCATCACTGACTACCGTGAGCTTTCGGATTCTCTTGATCCGCAGACCATTCTCCGCTTGTCGAGACAGCTCCTCAAGGCTATCGAATTGGTCCATAATGCCGGGGTGGGGCAGATAGGTAAGCTCCTACTTCTAATCAAGCTTTGAGTATTTCCTTTATTAAGTCGAACCAGACATCAGCGGCAGAAATATCGTCTTCAGCGGTAGGAACCTGTCCTATGCATCGGAGAAGATCATCTTTGCGGTCTTTGGCTCGCCCGAGCACGAACCAGTGACCCACCTCGATGGCACTCCGCTGCACAAAGGCTTCCCAGCGGCTCTGTTTGGACCGGTGAGTTGGGAGGACTGGCTAGAGGAGTTTGCCGAGGAGCTCCGCATCTTCGACCTCGGAGAGGGCTTTGCACAAGAAGAGAAGTCGAGGATACTCGCGCAACCGGGTCCTTCGCGGGCTCCAGAGCTGATTTTCACG belongs to Aspergillus luchuensis IFO 4308 DNA, chromosome 3, nearly complete sequence and includes:
- a CDS encoding uncharacterized protein (COG:T;~EggNog:ENOG410PW8S;~InterPro:IPR000719,IPR011009;~go_function: GO:0004672 - protein kinase activity [Evidence IEA];~go_function: GO:0005524 - ATP binding [Evidence IEA];~go_process: GO:0006468 - protein phosphorylation [Evidence IEA]) — translated: MEDSSFEYPSDILYTQEPLSGYKFGGYHPVRIGDTFKDNRYTIHHKLTWGGFSTVWLAHDNLRHRWVSLKIKTADTSYSSQELLNLQQLEKIAAPDDLSSKYILHLLDAFIQPGPNGIHQCLVFELIGPTIDRIITDYRELSDSLDPQTILRLSRQLLKAIELVHNAGVGQIDISGRNIVFSGRNLSYASEKIIFAVFGSPEHEPVTHLDGTPLHKGFPAALFGPVSWEDWLEEFAEELRIFDLGEGFAQEEKSRILAQPGPSRAPELIFTGRSDHRTDLWHTGCMLFFFVFGTYPFDSDVEDMVVVEQMIDLLGELPQEWQPTWDRMRAEAGDMMDFQGKILQPLLNNAPLHQHADLQIIGDEVFTLEDRFDKEVAEPELAPLIPIIRAMLEFRPSERITAPQALGLLGSQGQ